A window of Candidatus Jettenia caeni contains these coding sequences:
- a CDS encoding polysaccharide pyruvyl transferase has translation MKTKDKDNKNIFKVGISGSYGGLNLGDEAILQSIITELRRSLPVEITVFTRNPEDTLQRHQVERVVPVRKINRNEVIPEIERLDLMILGGGGILFDPEVKIFLREVVLAQEKGVPVMVYSVGVGPLNDPASKELMRDCLNQATVITVRERDAQQTLEEIGVNREILVTADPALLLRPEPLPPGTLEREHLDGQRCKIGISVREPGSAAPDISEDHYHALLADAADYMVDRFDADVVFIPMERLVKDVQQSHAVVARMLRASQATVLKGEYTSGQVLSIIGHFAFTVGMRLHFLIFSAIQGVPFVALPYASKVSGFIDELHMATPPLKLVNAGRLIAYIDRSWDKQRLLQKQISRILPRLKKRALENNTIAVRLLKEGRKRKEGPIRIPSDKFPVGG, from the coding sequence ATGAAAACAAAGGATAAAGATAACAAGAATATTTTTAAGGTGGGTATATCAGGCTCCTACGGGGGTTTAAATTTAGGTGATGAGGCAATATTGCAAAGCATTATTACAGAGTTGCGCCGGTCTTTGCCAGTAGAGATTACGGTATTCACACGGAATCCTGAAGATACTTTGCAGCGACACCAGGTTGAGCGGGTGGTGCCCGTTCGTAAAATTAACCGTAACGAGGTTATCCCGGAGATTGAACGGCTTGATCTTATGATTCTCGGAGGAGGAGGAATTTTATTCGACCCGGAGGTGAAAATATTCTTACGGGAAGTAGTGCTGGCGCAGGAAAAAGGCGTGCCGGTAATGGTCTATTCCGTAGGTGTAGGGCCACTCAACGATCCGGCTAGCAAGGAATTAATGCGAGATTGCTTGAACCAGGCAACCGTAATAACCGTTCGTGAGCGGGATGCTCAGCAGACACTGGAGGAAATAGGGGTAAATCGCGAGATACTAGTGACAGCTGATCCCGCATTGCTTCTCAGACCCGAACCATTGCCGCCTGGCACACTGGAAAGGGAGCATCTCGACGGGCAACGCTGCAAAATAGGTATATCTGTCCGTGAACCAGGGTCGGCTGCTCCGGACATTAGCGAAGATCATTACCATGCGCTTTTGGCAGATGCAGCTGACTATATGGTAGATCGTTTTGATGCCGATGTGGTATTCATTCCTATGGAGCGTCTTGTGAAGGATGTGCAGCAATCTCATGCAGTAGTTGCCCGCATGCTCCGCGCATCACAGGCTACTGTGCTGAAAGGTGAATATACTTCCGGGCAAGTGCTCTCTATCATTGGACATTTTGCATTCACCGTAGGCATGCGACTGCACTTTCTCATCTTTTCAGCGATCCAGGGAGTCCCTTTTGTAGCATTGCCCTATGCATCAAAAGTCAGCGGATTTATTGATGAATTACACATGGCAACACCTCCTCTAAAATTGGTAAATGCTGGCCGGCTTATAGCCTATATAGATCGGTCGTGGGATAAGCAGCGCTTGTTGCAGAAGCAAATCAGCCGTATTCTCCCGCGGTTAAAAAAGCGCGCTCTGGAGAATAACACTATTGCGGTGCGCCTGCTCAAGGAAGGCCGCAAGCGAAAAGAGGGCCCCATAAGAATACCATCTGATAAATTTCCTGTAGGAGGGTAA